Within the Staphylococcus argenteus genome, the region ACTATGGGACTGTGATTCTAGTAAATAAAAAATCGTTTCTTTGAATTGAAAATGCCCATTATCTATCAGCTTTAATAAAAGATTAGTTTGTTCACGCATCGAAAGCAAATTAAAATCTGTGAGCGACTTTGTTACTTCCTTTTCATCTTCGATTAATTTTGATTTTGCAAATTCTTTCAATGGATATAAAGCCATTCGTGTTTTATGGTCTCTCACTTCGTCAATGATTTGATTTATAACTTCTATCGCTTCAAAATATTGATTTAAACCAATTAAGCTTTTCACGTAATAAATCATCAATGTATCATATTGTTGAATACCACTTTTCAAAAGTACAATGGCTTCTTCTCTTAATTCAAGATAAGATTCTGTCTCATACAACATTCGGCACTTCATCATTGCTATTTCTTCAGTCAGCTCAAATTGACGCTCATACTGTTCAATATATTCGTACATTTGTTCATAATTACGATTTTCTTCAGCTTGCTTAATATCTTTTAATAATTTTTGCGAAACATTCGGAAACTGAATAATATCAGACATGATTGTCACCTCGATTGATTATAAATCTTGAAGTATTAATGCGCTCCATGTTTCAAAATCATCATATGACTCAATGCTTCCTTTTTCAACCCATTTAATTCTTAATGTATCTGTTTCTTTTGCTTCAACATCGTTGGAACTAACTGTTATTTTAAATACAACACCAATATGTACTTTACCTACTTCATTATTATCATCGTTAATGAAACCAATATATTCCATATTTTGCGAATCTTGTTCACTAAGACCCACTTCTTCTTCTAATTCACGTTGAGCATTAACTCTTAACACTTCATTAATTGATTCGGCACCTGGCACATCGTTCATGTGACCGCCTACACCTATTGATGATTGGCCATGTAAACGCGCTTCTCCACCGCCAGATAACCGTTCAT harbors:
- a CDS encoding NUDIX domain-containing protein, yielding MSKFDEQIIVVPRETIFDNEKNTFNGFLNKNKPIGQSIFDALRHYEVKRRGDMEEDPSYKQLISYCLLENEHGEILVYERLSGGGEARLHGQSSIGVGGHMNDVPGAESINEVLRVNAQRELEEEVGLSEQDSQNMEYIGFINDDNNEVGKVHIGVVFKITVSSNDVEAKETDTLRIKWVEKGSIESYDDFETWSALILQDL